CTGAATGCACAACGCGGCCGACGGCGTGAGTCCGCTTTTGCTGCCACCGCGACGCCCGCGGTTCCCCGGGGGGCCGTCCTCCTCCCGAGAGCCGGTCCCCGCGCGGGCGCGACCGGATGCTAACATGCCTTGCGTTGTCTTCCGAACGCGAAGTTCGGCCTCTCAGCCCAGGTCGCGCGCGCGGTCGGCGGGCTCGGCGTGGGCCGGCATCGGCAGTTGCAGGATCAGGAGGCCCGCAAGCGAGCCGAAGGTCGGCGAGATCGTCTTCGGAACGAGTAAGCCTGCCTGGACGCTTCTCTCGAGAATCAGCCGGAAGACCCGAAAAAAGGTCGTCAGCGTCGTCAGCAGCATCGGGGGAAAACGTTCCAGCGTGGCGCCGACCATGGCCGCGTCCGGGCCATGCGCTCGGCCGTCTTGGCCCGGATGCGGTCCTTGATGAGCCGCCCGCCATTGATCAGGATGCCCGATCATCCCGAAAAGGCTGCGCAGCGTCAGGTTCAGACCCGGCGCGCAATGGCCCACCACAACACCGACAAAGCCGAATGGGACGCTGCCCAGGATCAGCAGCGACCGCCACTAGGACGAGAAGGCAAGCGCCACGATCGCGTAGGCGGCCAGCATCGCCAGCGCGTTTCCGGACGTGCCGTTCCGTGTTCCCATTGAGTAAAAGGTGCCGCGCGGCTCTGGCCGTTGCGGCAAGCCCGTTGACTTCCGCGCCCGGCGCCGTGGGACTGCGCCCTTGCCTTCGCGGCGGGGATGCGATCAGGCTGGCATCGGGCCGCGGCCCGCGCCGCCGCAGGCGAGATCAGACCCGGAGGCCGACATGCCAGACCCAGCCGATGCCGTCACCGAGGGGCGGCTGCTCGCGCTTCGCCAGCTTCTCGTCCAGATCGCGGCGGGGCATAGCCTGCGCGAGATTCTCGCCTTCACCGAGGATGTGGCCCTGGACGGACAGGAGGATCCCGGTGCCGTGCCATCGGAGGCCTTCGCGGTCGCACAGGCGCTGGCCGACGAAAAGCGGGCGATCGCGCGCGCCCTGCGCCAGCTTGTCGAAGCCGGCTGAGCGGACGCGGTTGACGGTGGCTGTGGCCATGCGGTCAGGTCTTGCCCGCGGTCTTGCCGACACCCGCCGGAAGCAGGTCTATCGGCAGAGGGAAGACGATGGTGTTGGTCTTGTCCGTCGATATGTCGGCCAAGGCGTTGAAGTAGCGCAACTGCATCGCGTTGGGCTGCGCGGCCAGCATCTCGCCAGCCTCGACCAGCTTCGCCGCGGCCTGCTGCTCGCCCTCGGCGTTGATCACCCGGGCGCGGCGCAGCCTTTCCGCCTCGGCCTGCTTGGCGATGGCGCGCACCATGCTCTCGTCTATATCCACGTGCTTGATCTCGACATTGGCGACCTTGATGCCCCAGGCGTCGGTCTGCCGGTCGAGGATTTCCTGGATGTCGGCGTTCAGCTTGTCGCGCTCGGCCAGCATCTCGTCGAGCTCGTGCTTGCCCAGCACCGAGCGCAGCGTGGTCTGCGCCAGCTGGCTGACCGCCGCCTCGAAATCGGCGACGTTGATGATCGCCCGCTGCGGGTCGACGATGCGGTAATAGATCACCGCGTTGACCTTGACCGAGACGTTGTCGCGGCTGATCACGTCCTGGCTGGGCACGTCCTCGACGAACATCCGCAGATCGGTCCGCACCAGTTGCTGGATGATCGGGATCAGCAGCACGAAGCCCGGGCCGGAGACCTTGGTGAAGCGGCCCAGCGTGAACACCACGCCGCGTTCGTATTCGCGCAGGATGTAGATGGCATAGGCCAGTATTAGCACGACCAGCGCCAGACCCAGCAGCACGAGCAGCCAGTCGAAAAGCATCATGGGCATCACGTCGCTCCTTTCCGGTTGTGGCCGGCGGGATCGTCCGGCGCGTCGTCCACGCGCAGCGTCAGCCCCTCGATCGCGCGCACCGTCACCGACTGGCCCGGACTGACCGTCTCGGGCCCCGTGGCCTGCCAGCGCTCGCCCTCGACCCAGACATGACCCTCGTCGCCGGACCAGTCGATCACCTGCGCGGTCTCGCCGATCATCCCTGCCCGGCCGCTGACCAGCCGGCCGCGATAGGACCGGATCGCGACCCCCATCAGCAGGATCAGCACCGCGCCGCTGAGCGCGGCGAGCGCGGCGATCATCGTCCAGGAGACCTGGAAGGCCGGCACGTCGGTGTCGATCAGCATCGAGGCGCCGAGCACGAAGGCGACGAGACCGCCGAGCCCCAGCACCCCGAAGGTTGGCGTGAACGCCTCGGTCGCCATGAACGCGACCCCCAGCGCGATGAGCGCGAGCCCCGCAAAGTCGAGCGGCAACTGGTTCAGCGCATAGAAGCCGAGCGTCAGGCAGATCGCGCCGACCACGCCGGGGCCGATGCCGCCGGGATTGAGGAACTCGAAGATCAGGCCGTAGAGACCGATCATCATCAGCACCAGCGCGACATTGGGGTTGGACAACACGCTGAGGATGCGGGTGATGGTGGTCATCTCGACCGTCTCGACGGTCGCGCCGGCAAGGGCGAGCCTGCGCTCGGCGCCCGCGACCTCGACGCTGCGGCCCTCGGCGGCGGACAGCAGCCCGGCCGTGTCCCGCGCGATGAGGTCGATCACGTTCTGCGCCAGCGCCTCGTCGGCGGGCAGGCTGGCCGCCTCGCGCACCGCGCGTTCGCCCCAGTCGGCGTTCCGGCCATGCATCTGCGCAAGCCCGCGGATCAGCGCGACCGCGTCATTCGTCGCCTTGGCCGCCAGCGCGTTGTCGGGCGGCCCGCTGCCCTCGGCCGGGCCGTCCGCGGGCGCCGTCTCGCCGTCGCCCTCGCCGGTCCCGGCATCCTCGGGCGGGCCGCCCGGCTCGGGCAGCCCCTCGGGCATGCCGCCGATCTGCACCGGCGTCGCGGCGCCCAGGTTCGTGCCGGGCGCCATCGCCGCGACATGGGTGGCGTAAAGGATGAAGGTGCCTGCGCTTGCGGCATGCGCGCCCGAGGGCGCGACATGCCCGATCACCGGCACGTCCGAGGCCAGGATATCGGTGATGATGGTCCGCATCGCGTCGGCCAGCCCGCCCGGCGTGTTAAGCCGCAGCACCAGGGCCGCGGCCTGGCGTTCCTCGGCCAGGCCGATGGCGCGCTCGACATGCTGGACGGTTGCGGGGCCGATCGGCCCCTCGATGGCGGCGGTCAGAACCAGCGGCTGCGCGCGCTCCTCGGGGGCCTGTGCCGACACCAGCGAGACGCACAGCGCGAGGCCGACAAGCCCCAGCAGAAGACGGTTCAATCGCAAGAGAAATGGCACGCCACCCTCCCCACCTCGATATAGGGCCGAAACGGCCGTGCGCAATCGTGGCGCGCGCTCAGGTCTCGTAGCGGGTGGCGCCGCGGCGGCGTTCGTCCACCGGGCTGCCGAGGATGATCGCGTGATGGGCGCGCTGGTCGCAATTCGACCGCGGGCAGATCCGGCAATTGATGCCGATGGGGGTCACGCTCGCCCCGGTCAGTTCCTCGGAATAGCCGATCTCGGGCGCATGCTCGATCGCGCAGCCCATCGCCACGGCCAGTTTCAGGTCCTGCGCGTGGCGGGTGAAGGTCGGCCGGTCGACGGTGCGCGAGACCACGAAGAACTGGCTCGAATCCGGCATCTCGACGAATTGCGAGACGATCCGTCCGGGCGTGCGGAACGAGGTGTGGATGTCGAGCCGCGGGCAGGCGCCGCCATGTTCGGCCAGGTGGAAATCGGTGGCGTTGAACCGCTTGGTGACGTTGCCCGCCTTGTCGATGCGCAGGAAGAAGAACGGCACCCCCTGGGCGCCCGACCGCTGCAGGGTGGTGGCGCGGTGGCAGGCCTGTTCGAAGCTGACCCCGAAGCGGGTGGCGAGGTGGTCGAAATCGTACTTGCAGGCGCGCGCCTCGTCGAGGAAGCGCTGGTAGGGCATCATCACCGCGGCGGCGAAGTAGTTGGCAAGCTCGACCCGGCAGCGCGACAGGCCCTGTTCGTCGGAGATGCCGGACTGGTCGAGCAGCTCGTCCAGGGTCTCGCGCTGCTCGATCAGGCAGGCGACATGGACCATCTGGAACACGCGGTTGGGGTAGTCCAGCGCCTCGGACAGATGCACCTCGCGCGCGGGCTCGTCATATTGGCGGAGCGTGCAGGGCAGATCGGCCACCGGCACCACCCGGACGGTCAGGCCCAGCCGCTCGCG
This genomic window from Rhodovulum sp. ES.010 contains:
- a CDS encoding short-chain fatty acyl-CoA regulator family protein, coding for MQKTFIGPRLRRLRLERGETQAQMARALDISTSYVNLLEKNERSLSASLMLKLFDVYGVDWREIAEDEDTTVLSDLRAACHDPLFEGRRPDLQQLRAAQVHSPELAACFLHLHRAYLAATDQLLAAAGASDEGGRALLTASPEAAVHNYFRRHRNHFAQLEAAADAFWHGLPVPPDDAYPALKARLRERLGLTVRVVPVADLPCTLRQYDEPAREVHLSEALDYPNRVFQMVHVACLIEQRETLDELLDQSGISDEQGLSRCRVELANYFAAAVMMPYQRFLDEARACKYDFDHLATRFGVSFEQACHRATTLQRSGAQGVPFFFLRIDKAGNVTKRFNATDFHLAEHGGACPRLDIHTSFRTPGRIVSQFVEMPDSSQFFVVSRTVDRPTFTRHAQDLKLAVAMGCAIEHAPEIGYSEELTGASVTPIGINCRICPRSNCDQRAHHAIILGSPVDERRRGATRYET
- a CDS encoding slipin family protein; protein product: MPMMLFDWLLVLLGLALVVLILAYAIYILREYERGVVFTLGRFTKVSGPGFVLLIPIIQQLVRTDLRMFVEDVPSQDVISRDNVSVKVNAVIYYRIVDPQRAIINVADFEAAVSQLAQTTLRSVLGKHELDEMLAERDKLNADIQEILDRQTDAWGIKVANVEIKHVDIDESMVRAIAKQAEAERLRRARVINAEGEQQAAAKLVEAGEMLAAQPNAMQLRYFNALADISTDKTNTIVFPLPIDLLPAGVGKTAGKT
- a CDS encoding nodulation protein NfeD — its product is MNRLLLGLVGLALCVSLVSAQAPEERAQPLVLTAAIEGPIGPATVQHVERAIGLAEERQAAALVLRLNTPGGLADAMRTIITDILASDVPVIGHVAPSGAHAASAGTFILYATHVAAMAPGTNLGAATPVQIGGMPEGLPEPGGPPEDAGTGEGDGETAPADGPAEGSGPPDNALAAKATNDAVALIRGLAQMHGRNADWGERAVREAASLPADEALAQNVIDLIARDTAGLLSAAEGRSVEVAGAERRLALAGATVETVEMTTITRILSVLSNPNVALVLMMIGLYGLIFEFLNPGGIGPGVVGAICLTLGFYALNQLPLDFAGLALIALGVAFMATEAFTPTFGVLGLGGLVAFVLGASMLIDTDVPAFQVSWTMIAALAALSGAVLILLMGVAIRSYRGRLVSGRAGMIGETAQVIDWSGDEGHVWVEGERWQATGPETVSPGQSVTVRAIEGLTLRVDDAPDDPAGHNRKGAT